In Anoplopoma fimbria isolate UVic2021 breed Golden Eagle Sablefish chromosome 7, Afim_UVic_2022, whole genome shotgun sequence, the DNA window TGGTGGTATTTTGATTGCATATAATTCAATATGAATAAACATTGAATAAACAGGTAAACAGTGCTCTGTTCAGCGGTGGGAGGGGCTCTTCACATTTGAGTGTGTCGCCTGCAGCGGGCCGGctcacttttgctgctggatgctaGGTATACTAACATTACAACCGGACTCTTCATCACTTCTCTGGAATAAACAGGAGCGGATAGCCAACTGGAAGTCGAACCAAAGTGTATTTCAACCGTGGGACAGCCAGTAACTGTTTCACCAATGTTTCTGACTGTGAGTGAAACTGACCTGGGtgtgtttttcaaaactttttggGCCCAGAGGAAAACGGTGTCTTGCTTTACTTTTCCCCCTTACTCTAACTGGGAATGTTGGTATAGATAGTGGTTGACGACTTTCTTTCTGTAGTAAAATGATGAACTTTTAATGGTAAAATTATCAATACCACACaataaagtcctgcattcacaTGTTTACTTCAAGTGAAGAGTGAAAGTGAGGCCTTATCAGCACACTGTAAATGACTGTACTTCACTCTGTTCATGGTAGAGCTTTACATTATGATGCTGGATAGTTTAGCGAATGTTAATGGATCATatttaaattgttatattttgtgagtcaaatctgaatctgcaacaTGACCAGTAACAATTCTTCTTCGGGTAAATGTAGTactacaatgttttcctctgaagtagaagtacacagttACTAGTATACAGCTGAATTGCTTAAGGGGCCTTTTAAAGTTATTTCTGAGTATAATGAGTTAGAATAGGAACATAATTCAATACTtctcatatttaaacatgatgATAAATCTATATCTACAGTTGTTTTGGCCCCCTTTAGTTGTTGCCCCCAGGTCCAGGTTGGTTGCCCTACCTTACGGCAAAGTCTGcccctgtttttttcccctgtgaaCCAGAGTGTATTTCACTGGTGTTTTTTCCTGTGAGTAGCTGCTACTTTGGTTGCGTTGGTCTGAATTTGGGTGTAGGTCTGTGAACAAGTAGTGCCTAACAAactttttaatacaaaatgattacattacTGTGTTAATCATAACCACATGAACTTGTTCACGGCTGTAATTGCAGCTTCTTGttggcaaataaaacaaatatatttggtTGGTTATGTATAGGATGCCAGATGTGGTCTGTGAtcacaaatgttgtttttggtcCCTGTGCAGGGACAGCAGTACAAAATCTGGCAACACACTGTGACTACAATGAGTCTTGTTTGCTAGGACATGAAATAATCCTAGCACACAGGTTTTCTGTAATGGCACACAGTGCAGGCAATGTTACAGGGCTGCCTCTAAGTGCTGCACTGCTGAACTGCAGGTCTGCCAGCTGGGCCTCCTGCTCCATGTAACTGGCCAGTTTCGCACACCAGTGCTCATGCTTGGCATTCTCTAGGAAACACTGCTCTCAGTAAAGGTCTGCTCAACACTGGGGGGTCGGAGAGATGCATTGAAAGACGATGGGTGGCAAAGAAAGAACATCCAGTACCACAGCAGGAAGTCCTGCACAAGTAGAGGAAGGAACTCGGAAAGGATAACAAATAGTAGAAGTGAGCTGAtatgaaaacactgaaatgaaaaagaacagagtagaaacgttttttttctgacaaaacaaagcatGTGATTAGAAGTCAGTGTGTGTCAACAGGAGGGAAACAATGTGTGGAACAATGTGCCAACATTTCACAAGAAAGACAGACCATTTGTATCTCACACATCTTTTAAAATTCAACCAGTTAACTTTCACCTTCATCCGGCCCACTCAAGTGCCAGGTTGCCAGGTGATGCATGAATGCCATCTGGCCGCTCCACAGCAGAGTAACCAGCTAAGCCGTAGTGACGGCTGCCAACAGTTTGGAGAACCCTTCAAGAGACAGTCCTGAGCCTGGCAGCCACATTCAGCTGGTTTCTGCAGGGCAAATTAAGTGAATATATTTGACCTGCACTCCCTGGTGGTAAACACCTTAACCATCTGCTCACATAATCTACAGGGCCTGAGATGGTGGAAATCACCACAAGTGGCAAACTGACAAAAATGCTGATGAAATGAAACTGAATGGACCTTTTTTTAGTTGCATATTATAGAACTGAAAGTGCTGATCTACATTTGTGCACAGGAAATTGTCTTCAAAGGTCATTAATTTATCCTTTAGCATATGTAAATACATGCATCAGCATCAACTTAGTATTTATTCAGtatactttactttaatatttgatgtGGTTCTCAGGGAGCTTTCTGAAGTTTGAGATAATAACCCTAACATTGGCATTGGTGAGACTAAAAGtgtaaaacagaaaacctgTGCTACAAACTCGGGGTGTGGAGTTGATGGTGTGCTCTATGTTGTTGCATTGTgagaaatgtaggatccagaaTTTGGGGAGCTTGACACTGATACTTTGAACTAAAGGTAAGGATATCTTGGTCTCATTCTCATTCGCAAGAATCCCAACTTTGTGGAAGTGCATACTAAGCTGCTTAAGTAAAAGCTTTCAAGCCACCCCCGCTTCAACTGCTTTCGATGTAAATACAGAGGCAGATGTTAGGGGCAGAGGTAAGGACAGGGAGGCCAGCTTGATATGTTAATCATGTCATATTGCTAACCATTCCCTCTATTGTAGGCAACATCTGCTACTATAATTAACATATTTCAGAACATTATTTCATAAACTCAAAATGTAGTCTTATGTTTGCCTATATTTTAGCTTGAAATGctgagacaaacaaaaaatagcACCTACTGGTGCTTTCTGTTTGACTTTGACTCCCCTTAGTGGTAGCACCAAAGATGACACTAACAATGCAtgcagcttcagctccatcccCCTCAGCATCCCACACAGGGACCCTGCGATTTGTGGGCTGTAAACGAGAATGCACCAACTTTATCAAGTATTGTCTTATCTGTCTACAAAAAAATACCATCAGAATAATTAATGACAGATATTTAAAAGTGCTGCCTGTTGCAGCCATCGCAGCTTTAACTTCAATGAACAAGCACCGTTAAACACACAGAACTCAGTGTTTAATAGatcatttaacaatttaaatttCCAAGGCTGTCAAGTACCACAGGCTGAGTTTGGTGTCAAAAatgatgcacaaacacaagtagaatatttcctttttttaatttaatagtgCAGCTCTATAAAACATGGTGTTTGATTAGAATATTCAACTCAACATCACATagctttaaatatataatgaaacTTATAGATAAAGTGTATCGTAATGTTGACAACGCAGCATTGAAGGTGTGATTTTAAGGGAAGGGTTCAAAGACTTGGTATATCCTATTGTGTTGTGAcagtatttgtctttttctgcatatgtgtgtgtttctttgacgaggcctccttcctctttctgctgctgtgactGCTCTGCTGCACCCTGTAGGTTTTTCTAGCCTGAACTCTCTCCTTATCCAGGACCTCAGTGTCATCCAGAATCTCCAGGCCTGGGATCTGACTGATGACATACTGTCTAAGGAGGCAAAGGTCAggaaaaaatcaacaacaaacttaGAGTGGGAACTTCGTATGGGtgtaaacattttcacacacaatGGGGTCAGATAACATTACacatgttttacaaaatgaGATAATGCACAGGGCTAATGTTACAGAGTGCATATTGAATAAGATTTACTGCTGGTATGGTTGTGACTTAAAAGGTTCATTCATGGGCTGATTACAAGATCATGGGCCAGTGGGCACAGACATGCCAAAGGCCCCACCACTTTCCtacaaaggagggaaaaaaaaaggcttaagaGTTTAgcctcttttgttgttgttttgaatcTCTTTGCAGTAGTTGCACATTTCTGTGGTTTTCTCTTTATTCTCATTTTGAGTCtcattgtagtcattttgagtgtCTTTATTTGCCGTTTTGTGTCTCTATGAAGTTGTTTTGATtcgctttgttgttgttttgtgtgtctttgtggtcattttgggtctctttgtagtcattttgggTCTCTTTATAGTCATTTCAGTCTCTTCATAGTTGTTTTGCCCCTATTCATGATCCTATGTCCCTTTGAAGttgttatgtttctttgtggtcattttgagtctttaCTTTATTCGTACGTGTCTCCTTAAGTAACTGTTCAGTAATCCGAAAATGGATACTCTGATGCACCTGTTGTAGCAAACAAGTAGATACTGCTAATGAACTGGATCTGAACAGTTAGCATAGAGGGACTTTTAAATTTTTTACAGTATTCTGTATTCTGTTGAGTTTATATGTTGGTATTGTATATTTGTTGTACTGTatgatgttatatatatatttacatgtgttgtgttgtagTGTTATATGTTAATCATCATACTTTCTAATCGCAGACAGCACTAGTCCAattttgacaaaacacaggACATTAAAGCACCATGTTTTTGCACTGATGAACCAGATGGGGTTCATCAGTGTAGTACAAGTAAAATGGTTTACCCCAGATTCCAAGAAAATTATAGACATGGCCATGTTTGTGGTTTTGGCAAAGGGACTTCAAAGTTAAGTGAAAACCTGTAAGattgtttttcataaacaaaGAATAGACAGATTGCATAAAGGACGTTTTGATTTTGGTTAAAtaggggggcagacacactcaccacttttaagagtaggcttaagaccttcctttttgatagcactaatagttagggctggctcaggttcacCTTGgtcctagatatgctgctataggcctagaatgtaggggactacctaggatacactgagctcctctctcctcttctctccctccatctttatgtattcatgtcctatgtatgcacattactgactttgcttcttccccagagtccttgtgctttctcgcctcgcaggtttcgatgaatcgtggttatatctggactggggtcttgcctcctgctgtggccctgctgacacccactgctactaccctgtactattacacttattggctttgcttataccctggagtctttgttctttctcactatagtcattgctgctgttattataagtagacttcattttttcctttgttactctgcttactactcttattatataaataatttatgtcatatacattgaatgtgttgtatctctgttatgttgttcattctgtacacatgacatctattgcattctctccatcctgggagaaggatccctcctctgtcgctctcccagaggtttcttcatttttttctccctgttaaaggtttttttaggggggtTTTCCTGTGCCAATGTGACGATGTCGCATgtatacagattgtaaagccctctgtggcaaatttgtcatttgtgattttgggctatacaaaataaattgaattgaattgaatctgtGCAAACTTGAGCAGGTAGTGAAAGGACGTCGATGCTCACCTGTAGTCTTTGTACTGGGTCAGACTTCCTCCATTGAAATAGCTAGGTGCTGCCTCGTTGTTCATCATACTGAGGATCCTATatataaaaggaaaacagaagcataaagaataaatgtgtttatatgcCCCAACATAACACAACGTATAACACAAACCCAGGCTCACTTTATGTTGGGGAACTTCCGTCTGATTTCCTCCACAAACACAGGCAGATTGTTGATCTTGTTCTTGTTGATGCACACTGTGGTGACACTAGGCATGAAGGGGAACTTGATGTGAGATGTGTAGTTGTTGCAGTCCAGGATCAGAGTGCTGAGCTTCTCCAGCTGGTCCAGCAGAGCCGGGTTCCAATAAGGACTGAATGAAGGACAACACGGCAAACTCAAACTGCTCAGGATTGTCAGTCTCTGAGGAAATATACCTGGATGTGTGCTTGATAGAGTCAATACAAATATAGAGGGGTATAAACAATGACTTCAAGCAAGTGTTCACGCACACACCCAGCAACAACtttatatattgaatatatatatatatatatatattgaataattTGAGGATTTATAAACTTCCATTTGTTCCACTGACAGCAGCTCAATAGCTCAGACACAATGAATACCATTAGTTCCATCTCTTGGCCCTGTCAAACACTGTACCAGTCAGTTTCCTCCATCATGGTAAGATTTAATTTGGGTCTTAAGCCATGTAGCGGTATTGCTAGAGGGATGCCAACGTCATCGATTCCACCAGTTCAgttcaaactgaaatatcatgTCAATAATTGGAAGGTTTGCTTTGAAATTTTGACTTTAATTATCCCCAAAAGATGAATCCAACTAACTTGTTGATCCCCTTACTTCCATTCAACTGTTAGGCCAATTTTAAACAAcaacttttgaaatgtgaaatgcgAATTAGGGGAGttctagaccagtggttctcaaccttttttcagtgatgtaccccctgtaaaatacttttttagccaagtaccccctaaccagcgcaaagcatttgttggttgaaaaaaagatgtaatactaagcgctctgccatcagtgtctgatttattaaactgtcaacactgacgattgcattgttgcattaaattcagtttatgaacttacacttatattttattgaatatttattaaataacaatttttaaaggatttctgaatggatgctaatttaaatatatattttttaaaatctcacgtaccccctggagtgccttcacgtacccccaggggtacacgtacccccatttgagaaccactgttctagacaaccagaggagtccccccctgatggacagtagagagaatgcacgttttaagacacttcctcatcggcttcacttggcagaaccaaAGGTTGTGGCCTGATGTTCGGGCTGTATGGGCACCATATTGGGACGACTATCAGAAGATCTAGGTTATGCTATACTCGTaagtcaaacttttttcttGCATCATGGGCCACCAAGCAACGTTCATAGGACTGAACGGGGTGCCGCCTCCTACGCTGcatcttgcttttttttatacatccatgcttctttttaaatatttaaatattaaactattgGATCGATTACTATTAAACTGGGTTGACACAAACATGTTCCATTCAAGATTAACTGTTATATCTCTGGAAATCCACCAACTTTTTATCTGTCAGGTAATTTGTTCAATACGTATGACCAaataaatacctgcaaaactaatgacattcccttGACCCTTGTTTTAGATAATGAAAAACTCCTCAAACAAGAGTGctaaaaaccaaacactggaACAATGAGTAGTTGTTTGGTCTTTAAGCTTCTGGTTATAAAGTACAGGATACTCATCCAGCAGGTTGTAACTCAGGTCCAGCACCTCCAGTGTGTCAGTCTGTGGTAGAATGGTTTCATAGGGAATTTCTGTCAGGCTTTGATAAGCAAAAGAAAGCCACTGAAAGCTCGAGGTGTGGCTGGGTTGGGTGGGATGAtccatgacagaaaaaaaactcagctCTTCTTCACTTGAATTGATAGAGATCAGGAGAGAAGTCAGATGATTATGTCATGATCAAACCTTGaatgaacaaagaaacaattaaTGGTAAATAAACA includes these proteins:
- the LOC129093148 gene encoding leucine-rich repeat-containing protein 72, whose amino-acid sequence is MDHPTQPSHTSSFQWLSFAYQSLTEIPYETILPQTDTLEVLDLSYNLLDDPYWNPALLDQLEKLSTLILDCNNYTSHIKFPFMPSVTTVCINKNKINNLPVFVEEIRRKFPNIKILSMMNNEAAPSYFNGGSLTQYKDYRQYVISQIPGLEILDDTEVLDKERVQARKTYRVQQSSHSSRKRKEASSKKHTHMQKKTNTVTTQ